The Podospora pseudopauciseta strain CBS 411.78 chromosome 2 map unlocalized CBS411.78m_2, whole genome shotgun sequence genome has a window encoding:
- the KTR4 gene encoding putative mannosyltransferase ktr4 (EggNog:ENOG503NW4D; CAZy:GT15; COG:G) — protein MAIARPVRVLGFAAVVMWFFFIWQVLKPTSPPKHKAKEIIKSFERDPNLDPTGEPEGILVHASEEYAPGPAGTARINATLLALVRNEELNDMLSSMRDLERTWNHKFNYPWTFFNDVPFTEEFKKKTQALTKAECRYELIPKEHWAVPEWINMDLYKESTQILKEKKVQYADMISYHQMCRWNSGLFYHHPALANTQYYWRVEPKVHFFCDVDYDVFRYMQDNNKTYGFTINLYDSPDSIPTLWPETLKFIAEHPEYVHENNAMDWLTDKVRRPDHNKKANGYSTCHFWSNFEIADMSFWRSKAYEDYFNHLDRTGNFFYERWGDAPVHSIGLGLFEDKSRIHWFRDIGYQHIPFFNCPNSPKCKGCVTGRFTDGESFLYREDCRPNWFKFVSQG, from the exons ATGGCCATTGCTCGCCCCGTAAGGGTCCTGGGCTTTGCGGCCGTGGTGATGTGGTTCTTCTTCATCTGGCAGGTCCTGAagccgacatcaccaccaaaacacaAGGCCAAAGAGATCATCAAGTCATTCGAACGAGATCCAAACCTAGACC CAACGGGAGAGCCAGAAGGCATTTTAGTTCACGCATCCGAGGAATATGCACCCGGCCCCGCGGGCACCGCCCGAATCAATGCCACCCTACTTGCCCTCGTACGAAATGAGGAGCTCAACGACATGCTCTCCTCCATGCGCGACCTCGAAAGAACATGGAACCACAAGTTCAACTACCCCTGGACCTTCTTCAACGATGTCCCTTTCACCGAAGAattcaagaagaagacgcaAGCTCTTACCAAAGCAGAATGCCGCTACGAACTCATCCCGAAGGAACACTGGGCTGTCCCCGAATGGATCAACATGGACCTCTATAAGGAATCCACCCAGATTctcaaagaaaagaaggtCCAATACGCCGACATGATTTCCTACCACCAAATGTGCCGCTGGAACAGTGGCCTCTTCTATCACCACCCTGCCTTGGCCAATACGCAGTACTACTGGCGCGTGGAGCCCAAGGTTCACTTCTTCTGTGATGTCGACTATGACGTCTTCCGCTACATGcaggacaacaacaagacctACGGCTTCACCATCAATCTTTATGATTCTCCCGACTCGATCCCTACTCTGTGGCCCGAGACCCTGAAATTCATTGCCGAGCACCCCGAGTATGTTCACGAAAACAACGCCATGGACTGGCTGACGGATAAGGTCCGCCGGCCAGACCATAACAAGAAGGCTAATGGATACTCGACTTGCCACTTCTGGTCGAACTTTGAGATTGCCGACATGAGCTTCTGGAGGAGCAAGGCGTATGAGGATTACTTCAACCACCTGGACCGGACTGGGAATTTCTTCTACGAGAGATGGGGTGATGCGCCGGTGCATAGCATTGGACTGGGATTGTTTGAGGATAAGAGCAGGATCCACTG GTTCCGCGATATCGGATACCAACAtatccccttcttcaactgccCCAACTCGCCCAAGTGCAAGGGCTGTGTGACGGGTCGCTTCACGGACGGAGAGTCGTTCTTGTATAGAGAGGACTGCCGACCAAACTGGTTCAAGTTTGTCAGTCAAGGGTGA